The genomic DNA AAATATACCTATTGACGAGTTTTTTAAAAATAATAGTGATAATAATGATAACAGAATAACTCAAAAAATTAATCCTAAATTTAAGCCTATAATCGATAGCCTTGATAGAGCAGGTGATTTGCAAGATGAAGACATTCAGGATATTGCCGACCAACTTAGGTTTCTTATTGAATACCATAGGCAAAAGAAAAAAAATAATTCCTAAAAAGCCTCGAAAAGAAAGAAGCAAAATCCTTGCATTAGAATATCTTATTTATAAAAATATCAATTATTTGCCAATCAATTTAGAGGCATTTGATTATGTTTTTGAAAATTATGAATGGTTAGTATATAAGTACGAAGATGCAAAATTGATTATGCAGGTAGAAGATCCATTTAACATCAAAAAACGCAATGCACTTGCACGAACTTTGCATGAAAGAGGAAGTAATGTTTTTGTAACAGTTTTTATAGAAGACAAACAGTTTCCCAAAAGAAATTATTATACTCTTGCTCATGAATTAGGGCATATTGTATTGGGACATTTTTTTGAGTTTGAAAAAACTTCCTTGCTGAGAAGTGGTTTATTAGATGAAGAATATGCAGTCTTAGAACGAGAAGCTGAAATTTTTGCTGCTGAACTTTTAATGCCGATGCCGGTTTTAAAAGGATTAAAAATAAAATCTTACGAAGATATTGTTAATGTATGTAAAGTAACAAAAACTTCAGCTCAAATAAGAATGGAAGAATTTCAAAAATTCAGATTAACGAATA from Clostridia bacterium includes the following:
- a CDS encoding helix-turn-helix transcriptional regulator; this encodes MAIGNNIKKYRIAQKMTQKELAEKANISRSYLADVENGRYNPSIEVLRAIAQALNIPIDEFFKNNSDNNDNRITQKINPKFKPIIDSLDRAGDLQDEDIQDIADQLRFLIEYHRQKKKNNS
- a CDS encoding ImmA/IrrE family metallo-endopeptidase, translated to MKTFRILPTNLGFLLNTIGKRKKIIPKKPRKERSKILALEYLIYKNINYLPINLEAFDYVFENYEWLVYKYEDAKLIMQVEDPFNIKKRNALARTLHERGSNVFVTVFIEDKQFPKRNYYTLAHELGHIVLGHFFEFEKTSLLRSGLLDEEYAVLEREAEIFAAELLMPMPVLKGLKIKSYEDIVNVCKVTKTSAQIRMEEFQKFRLTNRMFIPYIEVKKQFHDFIYKRYCPNCRYYCISNKFVYCPICGQKLQWGDGTMKYNDGYELDEKGKVLKCPICGNEEVGESEY